From the genome of Geminocystis herdmanii PCC 6308, one region includes:
- a CDS encoding SDR family oxidoreductase — protein MTKKVLVTGATGRTGSLVVKKLQSNDYGWQVVPFARSSRKAQEIFGNTDNFIFGDILSLEDVSIALEGCEKLIILTSAVPKMITPPSEGKPPEFDFETNGKPEQVDWLGQKNQIDSAKKAGIKHIILVGSMGGTNENHPLNRLGNGNILIWKRKAEQYLMDSAINYTIIRAGGLLDKPDGKRELLVGKDDEFLASPPNGIPTSIPRGDVANMVIQALNNPFAKNKAFDLISQPENDDTSISIDWDALFQLA, from the coding sequence ATGACAAAAAAAGTTTTAGTAACAGGCGCAACGGGTAGGACTGGTTCTTTGGTGGTGAAAAAGCTACAATCTAATGATTATGGTTGGCAAGTTGTACCCTTTGCTCGATCGAGCCGTAAGGCTCAAGAAATTTTTGGCAATACTGATAATTTTATCTTCGGGGATATTCTATCACTGGAGGATGTTTCGATCGCACTGGAAGGATGCGAAAAGTTAATTATTTTAACGAGTGCCGTGCCAAAAATGATTACTCCTCCCTCGGAAGGAAAACCCCCTGAGTTTGATTTTGAAACTAACGGAAAACCCGAACAAGTCGATTGGTTAGGGCAAAAAAACCAGATAGATAGTGCTAAAAAAGCTGGAATTAAACATATTATCCTTGTCGGCTCAATGGGGGGTACAAACGAAAATCACCCTTTAAATCGTCTTGGCAACGGCAATATTTTAATCTGGAAAAGAAAAGCTGAACAATATTTAATGGATTCTGCCATAAATTACACCATTATTCGGGCAGGAGGGTTACTGGATAAACCAGACGGTAAACGGGAGTTATTGGTAGGCAAAGACGATGAATTTTTAGCCTCTCCTCCCAACGGCATTCCTACTTCTATCCCTAGGGGAGATGTGGCAAATATGGTAATTCAAGCCTTAAACAATCCTTTTGCCAAAAATAAAGCCTTTGATTTGATTTCTCAACCTGAAAATGATGATACCTCAATCTCGATCGACTGGGATGCACTGTTTCAATTAGCTTAA
- the cofH gene encoding 7,8-didemethyl-8-hydroxy-5-deazariboflavin synthase subunit CofH, giving the protein MSNSIADTLYLLKSTADEDISYLKTKADRTRQQQKGDTVTYVINRNINFTNICEQHCSFCAFRRDAQEEGSFWLNLEDILAKCQGAIEKNATEICMQGGLNVEAKINGSSLQYYLQLVTGIKNNFPQLHLHAFSPQEVQFIAREDNLTYSDVILALKDHGVGSMPGTAAEVLDDNVRKIICPEKLNSDTWLEIVSTAHRLGMPTTSTMLCGHIETPEQQLSHLSKIRSIQEKALEKNYPARITEFILLPFVGEQAPAPLRNRVGRNQPDLQATLKLTAVARLFLGDVIPNHQPSWVKLGLDGALDALQWGCNDIGGTLMEEHITTMAGAKGGTCLEEDTIQNAISSIDRPYRQRDTLYQVQSE; this is encoded by the coding sequence ATGTCAAATTCTATCGCTGATACCCTTTATTTACTTAAATCTACTGCGGATGAAGATATATCCTATCTGAAGACAAAAGCCGATCGAACTAGACAACAACAAAAAGGCGACACAGTAACTTATGTAATTAATCGCAATATCAACTTTACCAATATTTGTGAGCAACATTGTAGTTTTTGTGCCTTTAGACGAGATGCCCAAGAAGAAGGCTCATTTTGGCTTAATTTAGAAGATATTTTAGCAAAATGTCAGGGTGCGATCGAAAAAAATGCCACAGAAATTTGTATGCAAGGAGGATTAAATGTTGAAGCAAAAATCAACGGTAGTAGTTTGCAATACTATCTCCAATTAGTCACAGGAATTAAAAATAACTTTCCTCAGTTACATCTACACGCTTTTTCACCCCAAGAAGTGCAATTTATCGCCAGAGAAGATAATTTAACCTATAGTGATGTCATTTTAGCCTTAAAAGATCACGGAGTCGGTTCAATGCCCGGCACTGCTGCGGAAGTTTTAGATGATAACGTCAGAAAAATTATTTGCCCTGAAAAACTCAACTCCGATACTTGGTTAGAGATTGTTTCCACCGCCCATCGTTTAGGAATGCCCACCACTAGCACCATGTTATGTGGACATATCGAAACTCCAGAACAACAGTTGTCACATTTAAGTAAAATTCGATCGATCCAAGAAAAAGCCTTAGAAAAAAACTATCCAGCAAGGATAACAGAATTTATTTTACTCCCTTTCGTGGGAGAACAAGCACCAGCACCCCTAAGAAATCGTGTAGGCAGAAATCAACCCGATTTACAAGCTACCCTAAAATTAACCGCCGTTGCCCGTTTATTTTTAGGGGATGTAATACCCAATCATCAACCAAGTTGGGTAAAGTTAGGCTTAGATGGTGCATTAGATGCTTTGCAATGGGGTTGTAATGATATTGGCGGTACTCTGATGGAAGAACATATTACCACTATGGCAGGGGCGAAAGGAGGTACTTGTTTAGAGGAGGATACCATACAAAATGCCATCAGTTCGATCGATCGTCCTTATCGTCAACGAGATACTTTGTATCAAGTTCAGAGTGAATGA
- a CDS encoding DUF760 domain-containing protein, which produces MNNRTNQNSRFFNQPDEDNNFLEYLQSLTPETISQLSKPQSQEVFQVMERNIMGMLGSLPSEHFGVMVSTNRENLGRLLASAMMSGYFLRNAEQRMDFEKALFSVDHDENPDRT; this is translated from the coding sequence GTGAATAATAGAACAAATCAAAATAGTAGATTTTTTAACCAACCTGACGAGGATAATAATTTTTTAGAGTATTTACAGTCACTAACTCCTGAAACCATAAGTCAACTTTCTAAACCTCAATCTCAAGAGGTGTTTCAGGTGATGGAGAGAAATATAATGGGAATGCTTGGTAGTTTGCCCTCAGAACATTTTGGAGTTATGGTTAGTACCAATCGGGAAAATCTAGGGCGTTTATTAGCTTCAGCTATGATGAGTGGTTATTTTCTCAGAAACGCAGAACAAAGAATGGATTTTGAAAAGGCTTTATTCAGTGTTGATCATGATGAAAATCCCGATCGAACTTAA
- a CDS encoding glycosyltransferase family 2 protein has protein sequence MDLSLVIPIYNEAENIPLLISAITNSLKDTNFTYEIICVDDGSIDGSIEVLRSVAKIHSHVKAIILRRNYGQTPAMAAGFEKATGKIIITLDGDLQNDPADIPLLVAKLEEGYDLVSGWRKNRQDDTLTRLLPSKIANWIISKITGVKLNDYGCSLKAYRSELIADLNLYGELHRFLPALAYIEGAKITEIPVNHHARRFGKSKYGLGRTFRVIMDLLTVFFIKKFLTRPMHVFGFFGLFSLILGVMIGSYLTFIKLGLGKSIADRPLLILCVLLILTGVQLFCFGLLGELLMRTYHESQQRPIYRIREIVNN, from the coding sequence ATGGATTTATCTCTCGTTATCCCCATTTATAATGAAGCCGAAAATATACCCCTGCTTATCTCTGCTATTACTAATAGTTTAAAAGATACAAATTTTACTTATGAAATTATTTGTGTTGACGATGGTTCGATCGATGGTTCGATCGAAGTATTAAGAAGTGTTGCTAAAATCCATAGTCATGTCAAAGCCATTATCTTAAGACGTAATTATGGACAAACTCCCGCTATGGCAGCAGGTTTTGAAAAAGCCACAGGAAAAATAATTATCACCCTTGACGGCGATTTACAAAATGATCCTGCGGATATACCCTTATTAGTAGCGAAATTAGAGGAAGGCTATGATTTAGTTAGCGGTTGGCGCAAAAACCGTCAAGACGACACCTTAACTCGTCTTTTACCATCAAAAATTGCTAATTGGATCATCAGTAAAATAACAGGGGTAAAATTAAACGATTATGGATGCTCCCTTAAAGCATACCGTAGCGAATTGATCGCTGATCTTAATTTATACGGTGAATTACACCGTTTTTTACCTGCTTTAGCCTATATTGAAGGAGCAAAAATCACAGAAATTCCTGTTAATCATCATGCAAGGCGTTTTGGTAAAAGTAAATACGGTTTAGGTAGAACTTTTCGAGTAATAATGGATTTACTAACAGTTTTTTTTATCAAAAAATTTCTTACTCGCCCGATGCACGTCTTTGGCTTTTTCGGGCTATTTTCTTTGATATTAGGTGTTATGATTGGTAGTTATCTTACTTTTATCAAACTAGGATTAGGTAAAAGTATCGCCGATCGACCTTTATTGATATTATGTGTATTATTAATCTTAACAGGAGTGCAATTATTTTGCTTTGGTTTGCTAGGAGAATTATTAATGCGTACCTATCACGAATCTCAACAACGCCCTATCTACAGAATCAGAGAAATAGTAAATAATTAG
- a CDS encoding type II toxin-antitoxin system HicA family toxin, with product MSNRFPRVTANDVIRVIEKIGFILVRQSGSHKIYKNSEGKRVTIPYHATEILKVKTLKSILNDANLKVDEFTNLL from the coding sequence TTGAGTAATCGTTTTCCTAGAGTTACCGCTAACGATGTTATTCGGGTAATAGAAAAAATAGGATTTATTTTAGTAAGACAGAGTGGGAGTCATAAAATTTATAAAAATTCTGAAGGAAAAAGGGTGACAATTCCTTATCACGCCACAGAAATTTTGAAAGTTAAAACTTTAAAAAGTATCTTAAATGATGCTAATTTAAAAGTTGATGAGTTTACTAATTTACTATAA
- a CDS encoding type II toxin-antitoxin system HicB family antitoxin has translation MKKLNLPVIIEKDEEGYFAYCPSLQGCYTQGDSYEEIIDNIKDAILLHLEDRIANGEELPNIGQISLTSVEVVA, from the coding sequence ATGAAAAAACTGAATTTACCAGTAATTATTGAAAAAGATGAAGAAGGTTATTTCGCCTACTGCCCTTCACTTCAAGGTTGTTATACTCAAGGGGATTCTTATGAAGAAATTATCGACAATATCAAAGATGCTATTTTACTACATCTTGAAGATCGTATTGCTAATGGAGAGGAATTACCCAATATTGGACAAATAAGTTTAACTTCTGTGGAGGTAGTCGCTTGA